gcaggttctttacgcagagagttgtgagagcatggaatgcgttgccagcagcagttgtggaagcaaggtcattggggtcatttaagagactgctggacatgcatatggtcacagaaatttgagggtgcatccatgaggatcaatggtcggcacaacattgtgggctgaagggcctgttctgtgctgtactgttctatgttctatgttctaacaccacGTTCTACACCAAACCACCGATCAGCTGGTGTTGGAAACATCGCTCCCAGGTTCCCTCCCGAACAGCAGTATGGGTTTGATTACACCAAATGGGCAACAGTAATGCAAGAAGGCAAGTCACCACATTCTCTAAACTAATGTTGGCCCTGATCTCTGAGGGGTTCAAATACCTCTGGATGAAGAGGTTTTGGTGAAATGGTCAAGTTCCTGTTCAACCATAGCTGGAGTGCACAGTTCTGGCAGGTTCGACCCAAAGATGGTTATGCACGGAATTTCTGGAAGTAACCTGGACAGAGAGATGGTTAATTCATGATAACGGCTTGTCTAGTCCCTCTGTGTCGGAAGTTAAGGGATGGCTGCAATTGATAATTTTCAGAGGATTaatggatttgacagggtagagagGAAAGAACCCATTTCTTCTCAATGATCATCTCGGACTGTGCGCAGAATGGGATGACAATCTTCACATTAGAATTACATCATCCAGGATAATATCAAAAACAATTTCTTTGTGGAAAGGACAATATCTGCACACACAGATATTTACTGCACAAGGTTTGATGTTGCCAATCACTTTccaatttcaacaaaaaaaagtgagtAATGCATTTTTGTCGAAGAAACACAAAGTCAAAACAGGCTCGATGTTACAAATCTGATGTGAGTACAGGAGCTCAGCGACTTTCAGTTTCAAGTATGTGATTATCTGAAAGTGGTCAGGCAGGATGAAGCTGTTATTAATGGAGATTGAGCCACTTTTGtgaaccttgtgttttcaaattgaggCATCGAGTATAAAAGCAACGAATTGAtgttacacctctacaaatcattggttagaccacatttccaTTATGTACTCAGTTCTGGGCGTGACAttcaaggaaggatgtgaaaaacCTCAAAAGTGTTCAAAGGTGATTTATTACAATGACCCCAGGAATGGGGAATTTTAGATACACGGAAAGATTAAGGAAAATGGGGGAAATCTCCTTGTAGGTGACCTTATTGACGTGATCAAAACTATGATCAATTTTGTCAGAGTAAAGCAGGATATTCTGATTTCAGCAGTTGACTTGTCAgtgacgaggggtcacagtttgtcAGTAGGGGAGATCAGAGTGAAATGGTTAGAAAACTCTTTGCTCAGAAAGTTgttcggatttggaatgtgctgcctgggagagtgacgGAGGTCGATTCCATGGTTGGTTTCAGAACAAGAGTTGGATATGTCGTTGGAAGTGACGAATTtagagagtgacagagatagggctggaaagTGAGACTAATCAGGTAGCTCTTTCAGAAGCTATTACAGGAacggtgggctgaacggcctcctgttGTGAAAAACGCTCTGAATTTCCACTCAGGAAATTCTGAGAGTTTGGGGacggggtttgaattccacctgtACAAGGCACCTTTAATGTGGGAAAGCTGTTACACGCCAGCAGAGACATGGTCCTTTACACAAGGTAGACCCAGTTCCACTGGCAAAGAAATGTTGACTGGGGATCCCCCCACTGCTGACCAACACCCACTGTCACAGCCAACGATCGCACACACCTATCTTCCACCTGGATGGCCGCTGGGGACTGGTTTTGCATTGCACTTTATCAGGACCCTCCCCTCGATCGTACCATCCTGGGTGGCCCTGCCAGGAGGTGAAATCCTCTTCACTTATCACTCTGAGAACCAACAGAACACTCGAGGCTTTCCATCACTGCGAGGTGACAATCCACGGGCAGgagctggaggcagggagattctgctcaggtacagacccaccacagaatcggagaattgttatggcacagcaggaggccattcggtcctttgtgCCTGTACCTGTTCTGGTTGTTTTCTAAATCTGCCTGTAGAGATGATTTAAGATCTCTGGATCTGGTAGGAACTTGTACCAAGGCCTCCTGGTCCACAGCTAGGGACATGACCCCTTAACCACAAGACCCTGGCTGCGCTAGTTGCACAAACGTGGAATcatagaaaataaatgttgagtcggccattcatcccttccagcctgctctgccattccatgtgattgtggctgattccaTAACTCAGCACCATATTCTCACCCTCTCTGCATTCCCTTTTGATCCAGCCCTCAAAGCTCTCCCCAATTCCTGTTTTGGCTTCAAtccttttctgtggcagagaattccacaggatccaccaccccgccccccgaggtgaagagatttctcctcacctcagttctaaatgtATCCTTAGACTGCAAACCCTGGTCCTGAACTCCCCcataatcaggaacatccttcctgtcttttccacagcTGACACTGTTACAATTTTCTATGATCCAGAGACAATTTCCCAACTTTCTTTCCCAAATCCCAGCATAACAAGCTGAGAAACTGATGCCCCTCTTCCTCATTGAATCCCTCGTGCAGTTGCTCACAACCAccttaattaaaaaaaatgtgaaaactttTCTCAAACCAAAttgacttattttaaaaaagaaccaaatgacccatgacctgattgagtggtgcagaaggtttgagatgccgaatggcctcctgctgttccaatcacagaataaccatccagacctggctctcatctccacctctgatcagctctgcttaacacaccctccccctctctctcattggtgCCTGTTTGCAGGGGTGGTTCCTGATTGGCCACcagcaactgtcagtcatcatcagttctgcctctctctgtgtgactgcaggatggtcccaggactataaatacaagagcctgtgggagagagagacttagttctagagttttcttggtgcttgtgagcaggaatagtgaagatggtttcccaagtgtgtcagaactaccaccaggactgtgaggatgctgttaacaagcagatcaacctggagctctattcctcctatgtttacctctccatggtgagctttgtggaattgaagcctgtGCTATGATAGTGTTGACCTGTTTGGTTTTTATGCTGGGTTAATGAATTAGCTGTAACATGTATTATTTTCTGTGGCCCTTCCCCTGTTGTAATCTAGTGCAGGTCTTATCACTGACTCTCTGTTCAAAACTTGATCACTGTCTTCATGTCCAACTGgctcctggatgtggatgcccAGCTTGCTGTCTCTGGACAATGTAACCCTTGGTGATTTTTTTCATCTAACTCTGGAGGGATGATCTGGTCTTGGTCAATAATTAATTTTTGTAAAACTTTGGTTGTATTCCTTTTCTCAACAAAAGCTTTTCCTGACACAAATATACTCCTTTTTTAAAACCTTGCCCTATTCACCGGACTGTCTTGTGCTCAAGATGTCAAGTTCCCTGAACTAAAAGAACAGCTGCTGCTAGACATTAAACACTAACAAAAATAGCTAGAAAAGCTCTACAGAGCTGGAAGAAATCCAAGCtctgggtccattgaccctttctcagaagtggCTTTGAGCTATGCAATGTGAGGAAAGGGGCACATTTTCAGACTATGtacgtgtttttttttctttctctctctaacaAAGCAGTTAAAATTCTGTGGAGTGGGTGGTAGGACACTGCggttattcaggtgggtgatAGTGATAATGAGACTGCTGACTGAGCTTTCTGGTTGTGTTAATGAACACATGTCCCTTCATTCAGTTGGACAGGGGCCGAACTGGTCTCCACCTCCTGAACAATAGTGTTTCTAACCTGCAGAGCAGGGATGTCTAATGGCTCTAGACAGCTCTCCCCTTCATCATCCATGGAAGGTGACTTCCTGCTTTGTCTGTTTTTTTAACCACTTAAATGTGGAATCCAGATGGTGCCCAGGTTAGTTCCAGAGTGAGGAGTGTCATTCATGAATTTCAGACAGTTTCCTTTTAGCCTCTCTTcccacagttctcttactttgaccgggatgatgttgccctgcatcactttgctgagttcttcaaggagcagtcccatgaggaacgggaacacgctgagaaactgatggcattccagaataaacgtggaggtcgagtcctcctgcaggacattaaGGTTAGATTCTGAAGCCTTCTGTTTGCAGCTTTTTGTGAGCAGCTACAATCGACTGGTATCTCCATCTATTTAGCTTTAGCCTTGAACAAATACTGTGTGAAGGGGAGGGTGTTCACCAAAATAGGATTCCTTTAGGTTGAAAGGAAATACTCTGCACTTATGAGGGCAATTGAGAGGAACCAGAATAGTGAGTAGATATCAATGtgaatgactctccttcagacAGAATGAGGTAACAAAAGCTAAGACAGGAAATTGTTGCACTGTGGAAAGTAGCAGTGTCCAGCCTTTCTGAATCTGGAAGATGTTTCTAACACCACAATAGTGAAGCCAGGAACTACTTCCATTGGTACCTATTCTCTACATGTGAATTCTGAGAATCTACATTAACAGTAGAATGTGTTTAGAAAATTTGTTATTCCCTCAGTACAAAATCTAGTTGTTGTCTTCAAATTAAAGTTGGTTTGCAGTACCTCCcctacaatgatgagggataactaactgatcagatgtagactgatgatacaactgcctgctgaactgtgctttctgttcctgcttccctccctccagaagccagagcaggatgagtggggcagtggtctggaggcaatgcagagagctctgcagatggagaaggatgtgaaccagagtctgctggatctgcacaaactcgcctctggccacactgaccctcatgtgagtttgtAAATTTTCTTCTTGGAAGAAAGTGGTGTGTTTGtgcactctctgggtaaaaatccaattaccttctcccagcctcctgcaggctgttaaaacaaacttacaaatgcatcacctcagtgGACCTCCACCTGGTTGTGATGGTCACATCTGTCATGGGGGTCACTTTCAGACACTTTTGATCCTCTGGATTAATTTTctcttccagctgtgtgacttcctggagaggcaatacttggatgagcaagtgaagatgatcaagaagctgggagatcacatcaccaacctgaagagactgggagcccctgacaatggcatgggagagtacctgtttgacaggctcacactcgGCTGAATGGGGTCAATAATGTGTATGTTGTACATGGTGACATAATGCTAGTAACTTGgttgtgctctgagcaaattaaaatagtgttcaccatgcaactgagtactttgcataatttcacagctgcTTCTGGCTCTTGGTATTGCTGTTTGACACCTGATCATGAAGTGTTTTTCTGTTCTGATTaacctttgattcaatgcctgccccacTGGCTTGCTCCTTTTCTCTTGTTTGTAGGAATTAGGTGGGCAATCCTTGTAGTGGAAATTCCACAagtgttcagtttgggttttttTGGCTAGTAAGCAGTGTTGTATTGACTTCTTTATTCCAAACCAGCTTCTGGTCAatatcttcagtgaaaccagccccCTGTCTCAATGTTAGACACTGCCCTTGCAAATGTTTAGGTCTCTTTTGTAAATCAGCAGGGGCAGGAAATAGCAAGTttggggagcatctgtggagagaaaactgttCAGTCCCAGGACCcaagctttccagcaattttgttgtcGCACTTCAAATCTAATGATTTGAGCATACATTCACTCTTTTTGGAACAGGAATATATATAGCAGAACATCCAGCATTTCAGATGCACTGATCTTTAGCATTTAGATAAGCAATTGTGTCCAGATCTGGGAAATTGGTTTCCCTCTTTTGctgcggtggtggaaggagtgagggcagtggCTGTTTGTAGGAGAATGgcaaagtttattttcttgtGTATCAGTCTCTCTGCTTCTAGACAATGATCCTGATTACGTAATGAAGCAGTCCCCACCTTCGAGCCCCTGTGCTAGAACTTCATCACTTCTCTGCAGTCTAAGGACGCCAAATGCTCATGACACCAGGAGAAAATAAAGCTCGAACCCAAATGCCACTGGCAGAAAGCAGCAGTTCCTATTCTTAGCAAGGAAATAAGCTCTCCTGATGTAGATTGACTGACTGGAATGTACCTACACCTGCAGAGCACTCTGGCTGCCGAATTACTGATGCTCAGGGGTGACAGATTCCTTTATAAAAAGGATGAGGATGTCTCTGAGCTGACACCATTTATCCATTTCCGATTGCCCCCCGCCAAAGCCAGGTCAGAGTGTCACGCTTTGCTGTGGTTGCAGtgtcatatgcaggccagactaagtaaggatgcATTTTTGACACTGAATTTAATGCTACTCATCAGTTTCTTAATTCTAGAACTCCAGAGAGTTGTTGCACAGAATTAGAAGATCAGTCCACCACTCCAGAAATGTGATGGCCTCCCGCTCCCACCAGCCACGAGATTCATTCTTtgcaccactgacacacacagagtacACTGTGTACTGCCTCCCAAAagctgcagaaatccaccatcgCTCCTGAGACAATACTTTCCATAGCCCTAATTACGTGCCATGGGAGAAAAGCATCTcatacaggggaacaccaccccctctaACTACTCCACCAAGCGACatgccatcctgagttggaaacgtGACCCGCCATGCTCCAGGGTcggtggatcagaatcctggaattccctcactcgGAACATTATGGATCTGACGACAGCAAATAggcaacagcaattcaagaaggaaaGCCACCACATTCTCTCATGGTGAGCCTGATCTCAGACCGGGTCCAATACCTCGGGATGGGCCTtcttttgtgaaattgtcaagtcCTAGTTCAACCCCATCTGGAGTGCACTGTTCCAGTAGGTTCAATCCAAAGATGCttatgcacagaatttctggaatgAACCTGGGCAGAAAGTTAATTGGCTACGATGATAATAGTTTTCCCAAGTCTCTCGGTGTAGAAGTGGAAGGGATGTCTGTGCTTGAAATTTACAAGTGGATTCATggatttgatagggtagatagaGAGATCCTGCTTCTTTTCAATTCCATTCCAGGACCGAGAGTGGGGAATATGATTACATTCCTAGTAGTAGAAGTAAATCATCCATGATAAAGCAAAAAAcagctgctttttggaaaggatAATATGTGAATGAGCAGTTAGATATTTATTCGGTAGGATattgatgttgccaatcactTTCCCATTGCAACatatgaccaaacaggtagatgagagaaaaccggttgatgtggtgtatatggatttcggcaaggcTTTCgattaggctattgtacaaaatacggaggaatgggattgtgggagatatagcagtttggatcagaaattggcttgctgaaagaagacagcgtggtggttgatgggaaatgttcatcctagagaccGGTTACtcgcggtgtaccgcaagggtcggtgctgggtccactgctgtttgtcatttttataaacgtagaaggatgggttagtaaatttgcagacgacacgaaggtcggtggagatgtggatagtgacgaagaatgttgtaggttacagagagacgtagataagttgcagagctgggctgagaggtggcaaacggaggttaatgcggacaagtgtgaggtgttgtactttggtaggaggaaccggaaggcaaagtactgtaagattcttggtagtgtagatgagcagagagatctcggtgaccatgtacacagatccttgaaagttgccacccaggttgacagggttgttaagaaggcatacagtgttttagcttttatgaatccAGGGATcatgttccggaaccaagaggttatgctgcagctgtacaaaactctggtgcggccgcacttggagcattgcgtacaattctggtcaccgcattataagaaggatgtggaagttttggaaagggtgcagaggaggtttactaggatgttgcctggtatggagggaaagtcttacgaggaaaggctgagggacttgaggctgttctcgttagagagaagaaggttgagaggtgacttaattgagacatataagataatcaaagggttagacaggttggatagggagagccttttccctaggacggaaacggcgagcacgagggggcatagctttaaattgaggggtgaaagatataggacagatgtcagaggtagttgctttactcagagaataggaagggtatggaacgctttgcctacaacggtcgtagattcaccaactttaagtacatttaagtcgtcattggacaagcatatggacgtacgtggaatagtgttggttagatgagcttcagatcggtatgacaggtcggcacaacgtcagggccgaagggcctgtactgtgctgtaatgttctatgttctataacataaaAGATTAATGCATTTtggttgagaaacatagaaagacaaaacaggctcgatGTTACAAATCTGAGGTGAGTACGGGAGCAGAGGGACTTTGGGTTTCAAGTATGTGATTATCTGAAAGTGGCCGAGCGGGACTAACCTGCTatgaagaaggcttttgtgaaatgtgtgttttcaaatagaTGCGGAGAGTATAAAAGCGAGGAATAGATGTTACACCTCCACAAATCATgggttagaccacatttgcagtactgtgttcagttctgggcatggtatttaaggaaggacattaaaGCCCTCGACAGAGTTCAAAGGGCATTTACGagaatgacaccaggaatgagggatttcagatacaaggaaagatgaagGAAATTGGGATAAATCTCCTTGAAGCATAGTTGATTAAGAGGTGTCCCCGTTGAAGTGACAAAAATAATGAACATTCTGGCATGTAAAGGAGGATATCCTGTTTTCACCAGTTGATACGGCAGTGATGAGGGGTCACAATTTGTCAGTAAGGGAGCTCTGAGATGAGGACAAACCTCTCTATTCAGaaggttgttaggatttggaatctgATGCCTGGGAGAGTGGCGGAGGTAGATCCCATAGGTGGCTTCAAAACAAGAGCTGGATATATACTTGGGAGTGACGAATATAGAGGGTGTAGGGCTGGAGAGGGGGACTAGGTGGGTAGCTCTTTCGGAAGCCGAtacggacatgatgggctgaatggcctctgtcgtTAAAAATCCTCTGAATGTCCACCCAGGAACTTTTGTAAATTTTGGGTTTGTAttcctctcagtcttaaatgtccaACCCAGTCCTCTTACATCAGGATACCCTGatcctggactcccccatcattgggaacatccttcctgtccttGCCCCGTCTGATCCTCTCACAGTTTTCTATGACCCAGAGCCAATTTGCCACCTTTCTGTCTCATATCCCAGCACAACAGGCTGAGAAACTGACACCTCTTCTTCAT
This is a stretch of genomic DNA from Stegostoma tigrinum isolate sSteTig4 chromosome 38, sSteTig4.hap1, whole genome shotgun sequence. It encodes these proteins:
- the LOC132205994 gene encoding ferritin, heavy subunit-like, whose translation is MVSQVCQNYHQDCEDAVNKQINLELYSSYVYLSMFSYFDRDDVALHHFAEFFKEQSHEEREHAEKLMAFQNKRGGRVLLQDIKKPEQDEWGSGLEAMQRALQMEKDVNQSLLDLHKLASGHTDPHLCDFLERQYLDEQVKMIKKLGDHITNLKRLGAPDNGMGEYLFDRLTLG